The Oryzias melastigma strain HK-1 linkage group LG6, ASM292280v2, whole genome shotgun sequence genome includes a window with the following:
- the chd2 gene encoding chromodomain-helicase-DNA-binding protein 2 isoform X2, with amino-acid sequence MMKSKNKKQEDEASTRSNASSNSASEESNHSASESGSQSESEHGSERRRRSHNSESNSTSESESHSESESESAESKSQQTAEVKDKPVRKKERLADVKKMWEEHPDMYGVRRSNRSRQEPARLNIGAEGSSDSESESPKRKSSRSKKKENIWKDDDSNDDEEEEDVEASDSTDSEQEEKKVRSRRLPARRPQTKSSSAKKQQSQKGRKSRKQESSGDEDEDDDDDEEEDDDEEDTPKRQTRRRGATKVKSYKEDQHDFETDSDDLIEMTGEAGEEQQDDDSETIEKIIDTRIGKKGVVGAATTVYSVEENGDPSEGFDPEKDEGETQYLIKWKGWSYIHNTWESMDSLTQQKVKGLKKMDNFKKKTEEMNAWLRRACPEDIEFHNCQQELTADLNKQFQIVERVIATKTGKTAGTSDFPSHSHKTSSSNEPEYLCKWMGLPYSECSWEDGALVMKKFQRCIDSFTNRNSSKTVPSKDCKVLKQRPRFVALKKQPSYIGDENLELRDYQLDGLNWLAHSWCRCNSVILADEMGLGKTIQTISFLSYLFHQHQLYGPFLLVVPLSTLTSWQREFDTWAPDMNVVVYIGDVMSRKTIRDYEWVNHQTKRIRFNALLTTYEILLKDKGVLGNINWAFLGVDEAHRLKNDDSLLYKTLMEFRSNHRLLITGTPLQNSLKELWSLLHFLMPDKFDSWEDFEDEHGKGRDNGYQSLHKVLEPFLLRRVKKDVEKSLPAKVEQILRVDMTAQQKQFYKWILTRNYKALSKGTRGSSSGFLNIVMELKKCCNHCFLIKQPEDGDGEVQQDILQGVVRGSGKLVLLDKLLTRLRERGNRVLIFSQMVRMLDILAKYLTKKRYPFQRLDGSIKGEIRKQALDHFNAEGSEDFCFLLSTRAGGLGINLASADTVVIFDSDWNPQNDLQAQARAHRIGQKKQVNIYRLVTKGTVEEDIIERAKKKMVLDHLVIQRMDTTGRTVLDSNSGNTNSNPFNKEELTAILKFGAEDLFKEAEGEESEPQEMDIDEILRLAETRESDQGSSATDELLSQFKVANFSSMEETNQEFEDKPAREWDDIIPEDQRRKVEEEEKQREMEDIFMLPRSRSSNKRAQANDSDSDVGSKLKNRSSGSDSETDDSDDDKKPKKRGRPRARKNNVEGFTDAEIRRFIKAYKKFGSPLERLEAIARDSELVDKSIADLKRLGELIHSSCVSAVQEHEELLKENPVEAKGPGKRRGINIKISGVQVNAKSIIQHEEEFEPLHKAVPSNPDDRDKFKLTCRAKVAHFDVDWDLQDDTQLLLGIYEHGFGNWDLIKTDPDLKLTEKILPDDPSKKPQSKQLQARAEYLLKLLKREQDSTDGVKGDEVKVKKRRPRAKKDKVLKDEQGNDISSPRLSDNPSEEGELKDEVTEKSNVKKRQKKKDNKENKEKQGTPKKEKNADKEKKVSKPRKEKAKGAKGKKTQGPVHITAGSEPVPIEGKEDDELDQETFSICKERMRPVKKALKQLDKPDEGLSDQEQLQHTRTCLLKIGDRITECLKSYNDPEHVKLWRRNLWIFVSKFTEFGARKLHKLYKMAQKKRSHEEEKEHKKKEDLPGRMKSFRPEASGSSRDSTGTQPSSKSGSHPGQSGPHGHHREPYNSANKRHFGDRGDWQRDRKYGYAGNSSQQWQGDRHHPYDPHRYKDHYGDRRPHGDPYRSSGSFRNNISPRKRPYEQYGNDRDHRGHRPYYDRHSDPKRRRPDEFRSNYHQGSEGSLQDFRRMSDHRPTGPSGPEHYSRPFHPDKPPPLLDPRSPLNQKSPQDSRSPLERPVEPNATTDPNWINRKT; translated from the exons ATGAtgaagagtaaaaataaaaagcaggagGATGAAGCATCGACTCGAAGCAATGCATCCAG TAACTCAGCCTCGGAGGAATCCAACCACTCGGCATCGGAGTCGGGAAGTCAGTCAGAAAGTGAACATGGcagtgagaggaggaggaggtcacACAACTCCGAGTCAAACAGCACCTCCGAGTCAGAAAGCCATTCCGAGTCGGAGAGCGAGTCTGCAGAGTCCAAATCGCAGCAAACTGCAGAAGTCAAAGACAAGCCAGTTAGGAAGAAAGAGCGTCTGGCTGACGTGAAGAAG ATGTGGGAGGAGCATCCAGACATGTACGGTGTCAGGAGGTCAAATCGCAGCAGACAGGAGCCTGCTCGCCTCAACATTGGAGCTGAG GGCAGCAGTGACTCTGAAAGCGAAAGCCCTAAAAGGAAATCATCACGGTCTAAGAAGAAGGA AAATATCTGGAAAGATGATGACTcaaatgatgatgaagaggaggaggatgtggAGGCTTCCGACAGTACAGACAGTgagcaggaagagaaaaaagttagaTCCAGACGACTTCCTGCTAGAAG ACCGCAGACCAAGTCCTCGTCTGCCAAAAAGCAGCAGTcgcaaaaaggaagaaaatccCGGAAGCAGGAGTCATCGGGTGATGAAGacgaggatgatgatgatgacgaagAGGAGGATGACGATGAAGAAGACACCCCAAAAAGACAAACGAGGAGAAGGGGAGCCACAAAAGTCAAAAG CTATAAAGAGGACCAGCACGACTTTGAGACCGACTCTGACGACCTGATTGAAATGACGGGGGAGGCCGGCGAGGAGCAGCAGGATGACGACAGCGAGACCATCGAGAAGATTATTGACACCAGAATCGGCAAGAAAGGAG TGGTGGGAGCTGCCACCACCGTGTATTCAGTGGAGGAGAATGGAGACCCGAGCGAAGGGTTCGACCCGGAAAAAGATGAAGGGGAGACGCAGTATCTGATCAAGTGGAAGGGCTGGTCCTACATCCACAACACCTGGGAGAGCATGGACTCCCTGACGCAGCAGAAGGTGAAGGGTCTGAAGAAGATGGACAACTTCAAGAAGAAAACCGAAGAGATGAATGCATG GTTGAGGAGGGCGTGCCCCGAGGACATAGAGTTTCATAACTGCCAGCAGGAGCTCACAGCTGACTTGAACAAGCAGTTTCAGATTGTGGAGCGAGTCATTG CAACGAAAACCGGGAAGACGGCAGGAACGTCCGACTTTCCCT CTCACAGTCATAAGACCTCATCCTCCAACGAACCCGAGTACTTGTGCAAATGGATGGGTTTGCCGTACTCGGAGTGCAGCTGGGAAGACGGCGCCCTGGTCATGAAGAAGTTCCAGCGCTGCATTGACAGCTTCACCAACCGCAACTCTAGCAAGACCGTCCCATCCAAAGACTGCAAG gtgttaaagcaAAGACCCAGGTTTGTTGCTCTGAAGAAACAGCCGTCGTACATCGGGGACGAGAATCTCGAGCTGAGAGATTACCAGCTGGACGGCTTGAACTGGCTGGCTCACTCCTGGTGCAG GTGCAACAGCGTCATCCTTGCTGATGAGATGGGGCTGGGAAAAACCATCCAGACCATCTCCTTCCTGTCCTACCTGTTCCACCAGCATCAGCTCTACGGGCCCTTTCTGCTGGTGGTCCCTCTGTCCACGCTCACCTCGTGGCAGAGGGAGTTTGACACCTGGGCTCCCGACATGAACGTGGTGGTTTACATCGGCGACGTCATGAGCAGGAAAACC atcCGTGACTACGAGTGGGTGAACCATCAAACCAAAAGAATCCGCTTCAATGCACTTTTAACCACCTATGAGATCTTACTCAAAGATAAG GGAGTCCTCGGGAACATCAACTGGGCGTTTCTGGGCGTGGATGAAGCTCACAGGCTGAAGAACGACGACTCCCTCCTCTACAAAACCTTAATGGAGTTCAGATCCAATCACAGACTCCTCATCACCGGCACTCCTCTGCAGAACTCCCTCAAGGAGCTCTGGTCTCTGTTGCACTTCCTCATGCCTGACAA gtttgattcctggGAAGACTTTGAGGATGAGCACGGAAAAGGGCGGGACAACGGCTACCAGAGCCTCCACAAAGTCCTGGAGCCGTTCCTGCTGCGGCGGGTCAAGAAAGACGTGGAGAAGTCTCTGCCCGCCAAAGTGGAGCAGATCCTCCGAGTCGACATGACAGCACAGCAGAAACAGTTTTACAA GTGGATTTTAACAAGAAACTATAAAGCACTTTCCAAAGGGACGCGTGGCAGCTCCTCCGGCTTCCTGAATATCGTCATGGAGCTTAAGAAGTGCTGCAATCACTGCTTCCTTATTAAACAGCCAGAAGACGGAGACGGTGAGGTGCAGCAGGACATTCTGCAG gggGTAGTGAGAGGCAGCGGGAAGCTGGTTCTGCTGGACAAGCTACTCACGAGGCTCCGAGAGAGAGGAAACCGAGTCCTGATCTTCTCCCAGATGGTCAGGATGCTGGACATTCTGGCCAAGTATCTCACCAAGAAGCGCTACCCGTTTCAG CGGCTGGACGGTTCCATAAAGGGGGAAATCCGAAAGCAGGCGCTGGACCACTTTAACGCAGAGGGCTCTGAG GACTTCTGCTTCCTGTTGTCCACCAGAGCGGGAGGTTTGGGCATCAACCTGGCCTCTGCAGACACTGTCGTCATCTTCGACTCTGACTGGAACCCTCAAAACGACCTTCAGGCTCAAGCAAGAGCCCACAGGATCGGCCAGAAGAAGCAG gtGAACATATACCGACTGGTCACTAAGGGAACGGTGGAGGAGGACATCATCGAGAGGGCCAAGAAGAAGATGGTTTTAGACCATCTGGTTATTCAAAGAATGGACACCACAGGGCGGACTGTTCTGGACAGCAACTCAGGAAACACAAA TTCAAACCCTTTCAATAAAGAAGAGCTGACGGCCATTCTGAAGTTTGGGGCGGAGGATCTGTTCAAAGAGGCAGAAGGAGAAGAGTCTGAACCTCAG GAGATGGACATCGATGAGATCCTGAGGCTGGCAGAGACCAGAGAAAGCGATCAAGGCTCCAGTGCCACTGATGAACTTTTATCGCAGTTTAAA gttgCAAACTTCTCCAGTATGGAAGAAACCAATCAAGAGTTTGAGGATAAACCCGCGCGGGAATGGGATGACATCATTCCAGAGGACCAGCGGCGCaaagtggaggaggaggagaagcagcgGGAGATGGAGGACATCTTCATGCTGCCCAGGAGCAGGAGCTCTAACAAACGG GCGCAGGCCAACGATAGCGACAGCGACGTGGGCTCCAAACTGAAGAACCGCTCCTCCGGCTCCGACAGCGAGACTGACGACAGCGACGACGACAAGAAGCCCAAGAAGAGAGGACGGCCGAGAGCTCGCAAGAACAACGTGGAGGGCTTCACAGACGCAGAGATCCGCAG GTTCATTAAAGCCTATAAGAAGTTCGGATCTCCTCTTGAACg GTTGGAGGCCATCGCCAGAGACTCGGAGCTGGTGGACAAATCCATTGCAGATCTGAAGAGACTCGGAGAGCTGATTCACTCCAGCTGTGTGTCTGCGGTGCAGGAGCACGAAGAACTCCTGAAAGAGAATCCAGTTGAAG CTAAAGGCCCCGGCAAACGACGGGGAATCAACATCAAGATTTCAGGAGTGCAGGTCAACGCCAAGTCCATCATCCAGCACGAGGAGGAGTTTGAGCCTCTGCACAAAGCAGTCCCCTCCAACCCAGACGACCGGGACAA GTTTAAGCTGACGTGCAGGGCCAAAGTAGCACACTTCGACGTGGACTGGGACCTGCAGGACGACACTCAGCTCTTACTGGGCATCTACGAGCACGGCTTTGGAAACTGGGATTTAATCAAAACAGATCCTGACCTGAAACTCacagaaaag attctcccagaTGACCCGAGCAAGAAGCCTCAGTCTAAGCAGCTGCAGGCCAGAGCCGAGTATCTCCTCAAGCTGCTGAAGAGAGAGCAGGACAGCACAGACGGGGTGAAAGGAGACGAG GTCAAAGTGAAGAAGAGGAGGCCTCGGGCGAAGAAGGACAAGGTTCTCAAAGACGAGCAGGGTAACGACATCTCCTCGCCCCGCCTCTCCGATAACCCGTCAGAGGAGGGCGAGCTGAAG GACGAGGTAACGGAAAAGTCCAACGTGAAGAAGAGGCAGAAGAAAAAGGACAACAAGGAGAACAAAGAGAAACAGGGAACGCCGAAAAAGGAGAAGAATGCGGACAAAGAGAAGAAGGTTTCAAAGCCCAGAAAAGAGAAG gcTAAAGGAGCCAAAGGGAAAAAGACTCAAGGTCCAGTTCACATCACAGCCGGGTCCGAGCCCGTCCCCATCGAAGGAAAGGAGGACGACGAGCTCGACCAGGAGACTTTCAGTATT TGTAAGGAGCGCATGAGGCCGGTGAAAAAGGCTCTGAAGCAGCTGGACAAACCGGATGAGGGTCTGTCGGATCAAGAGCAGCTCCAGCACACTCGCACGTGTCTGCTGAAGATCGGCGACCGCATCACAGAATGCCTTAAATCCTACAACGACCCGGAACATGTCAAGTTGTGGCGACG GAATCTCTGGATTTTTGTGTCCAAGTTCACAGAGTTTGGTGCGAGGAAGCTccacaaactttacaaaatggCCCAGAAGAAGCGATCCCACGAGGAAGAG AAGGAGCACAAAAAGAAGGAGGACCTCCCTGGACGGATGAAGTCCTTCAGACCTGAAGCCTCCGGCTCCAGCCGAGACTCCACGGGGACTCAGCCGTCCTCCAAGTCTGGCTCTCACCCGGGCCAGTCGGGACCGCACGGACACCACAGGGAGCCGTACAACTCCGCCAACAAGCGTCACTTTGGAG ATCGGGGGGATTGGCAGAGAGACCGTAAATACGGCTACGCAGGAAACAGCAGCCAGCAGTGGCAGGGAGATCGACACCATCCCTACGACCCGCACAGGTACAAGGATCACTATGGCGACCGGCGTCCGCACGGAGACCCCTACCGCAGCTCAGGCAGCTTCCGCAACAACATCTCGCCTCGGAAGAGACCCTACGAGCAGTACGGCAACGACCGGGACCACAGGGGTCACCGACCGTACTACGACAG ACACTCAGACCCCAAACGAAGGCGTCCTGACGAATTCCGCTCCAACTACCACCAAGGATCTGAAGGCTCCCTCCAGGACTTCCGGCGCATGTCGGACCACAGGCCCACGGGTCCGTCAGGACCCGAACACTACAGCCGGCCCTTCCACCCCGACAAACCCCCTCCCCTTTTGGACCCTCGCTCCCCCCTCAACCAGAAGTCTCCCCAGGACTCCCGCTCGCCGCTGGAGCGGCCCGTCGAGCCCAACGCCACGACAGACCCGAACTGGATCAACCGGAAAACATAG